GCTAACTTCAAAGCTGTGCTTGTCATGAACTTGGAGCGTCGATTCACGTATGCAGCCCAAGGAATTGATGATTACGCTGGAGCTAAGCTATTGCTGGCCAAAGCTAAGGCGACCTATGATACCTTGGAGCCTTATGTGGGTTCTGGTAAAGAGGAGATTAACAAGGCATTTGACGCTGCGCTCGAGGCACTCGGTAATCCAGGATTGTTCGGAGTAGGGAAGAAGCCGGTACAGTCCGATGTATTTAAGGAAAAGGTCGATTTGATCTATGGGAAGGTGAAGCCTTTATTTCCGTATAAAGCGTTTACTTCACCAGCCGCTACAAGCGTACCAACGCCTGCGGCTACGCCGGTAGAGACGCCTAAGACGGAGCCAACAGTGAAGTCGGAGTCTACTCCAAAGCAAGATCAACCTGCTGTAGAGAAAGAGGCTAAGCCGACTGAAACGAAAGCGCCGGATGTGGCAGCAGCAGTGGAGACACAGTCACCCGAGCCGTCTGCATCGGCAAGTCCAACACCGACATCCGAAGCCGCTTCGCCTACGCCTGCAGCAACAGCAGAGGCTACTGCCAAACCAGCTGATACAGCTAGCACAACAGTGAAACAGGCTGAGCCTGTGAAAGAAGCATCTGCACATGCACCTATGCAGCGCACAGACAGAACGAATCCATTGGTCAGCGTTGCTGTCATTGGTGGAGTGATTATTTTGCTAGGTGGAGGGGTCTGGTTCGCTCGCAAGAGAAAGTGGATTTAACCGTTAGGTCAACCAAAAAAAATGAATAGGGGAAAACTTACAATGCGTAAATTTTTAGCTGTAGTCTTGAGTGCTTCCATCGCTTTATCCAGTGTTGTTACCGTTTCATCCGTGGCTTTTGCAGAAAGCAAATTCCAAATCAAAGAAGATCAATCCATCACAGCGAAATTGAAATCTTTTGAGGAAATTAAAGCGCTTTTCACAGATAAAACAGTTCTTGCAGATGTTAAGAAATTATATGTAGATAAATTCCAAACGGATGTAAAACGTCTTGATGTGAATATCAAAGCCGATGATCCTAAGATTGACGCCAACATCTTGCTTGTTCTGGATGCAGCAATTAAAGGTGATTTGCAAGTTGCTCAAGCGAAACAAGCGATCGATAAAGGTTTACAATGGTATTTCTTCTTCGCGCTTCGTGATTTGATGAGCAACCAAGTTCGCCCTGCTGTGACCAAAGGAGACGTTGCTGGAGCAACTGCTGCTTTTGATAAAGTCGTTCAAATCTATGAAGGTGCACTGCAACCGAATGTTGTGAAACGCGATGCCAAATATAGTTTGAATATGGAAGCATTGTTGAAAACTTCTATTGAACTGATCCAAAAAGACATTAAAGACAACAATGTGAATGACTTCAACTTCCACCGTCAAATTCTAGACAAAACGCTGATTAAGAACTACGCGCTTGCAACATATACATACGGAGAAAGCATCGCTACCAAAGCGCCTGCTGACCAAGCAGCTGCGATCACTGAAGGCTACTTCCTCTTCATGCCTGTGTACACATACCTCAAAGGTGGCAGCCCGGCTGACGCAGATTTCGTGAAAAATGCATTCGCTTCAGGCGATGCCAGCAAAATCAAAAAAGACGAAATCGGTGACGCGCTTCAACGCACGATGATTGGTAAAGTATCCGAGTACATTAACCAAGTGTTCGTTAAACAAGAAGCTGGCGACCTGCAAGGCGCTCGCGGTTATGTGGCTGAAGGCACGATGTTCCTAGCAAGCCAAGAAGTTTTCTTGGGCAAAGAGAAATTTGCAGCTGCAAGTGTTGCGGCAACCAAACTAACAGAAGCTGTAGATAAATCAGATGCTGCTGCTACGAAAGAAGCAGGATTTGAAATCTTAAAGTTCCTTGTTGACAAAGATGGTTCCAGCCTAAAAGTTGGCGACAAAGGATATAAAGTCAATGGCGCTGCTTTCACAGCTGAGAATGCTCCATTCATCAATCAGGAAAGCGGTCGTACGCTAGTTCCGGTTCGCGTTATTGCGCAAGCAATTAATGCTCAAGTGGACTGGGTTGAAGCTACAAGAACGGTTGTCATCACCAAAGATGGCAAGAAAACAGAAATTACAGCTGGCTCAGATCAAGTTGTTGAGAATGGCAAAGTGAATGAGAAGATTAAATTGGACCAACCTGTTGTTCTTGAAAACGGCAGTTCGTTTATTCCATTGCGCGCAGTAGCTGAATTGTTCGGATATGGCGTATTCTACCAAAAAGGCGACATCATTATCCTTCGTTAATCATTGCGTTCATAATGAAGACACTTGTGCTGTATAGCGCAAGTGTCTTTCAGTGTGCAGGTGGAAGGTAGAGAACAGGAGGCAAAACATGGATTTACAGGCATTTCTCATCACGTTCCGCGAAGCGCTTGAAGCCATTCTCATCGTTGGTGTTATCCTTACCTATTTAACGCGTATTGAGATGATCCGCTGGCATAAATGGGTATGGGTAGGCGTCTTCTTAGCTTTGATCGTTAGTTACGGCTTGGCTCTTGCATTCCAGGTACTACTAACGGGATTTGCCAGCATGGGCAGTCAGAATTATATGAAAATTGGCATCATGCTTGTCTCTTCAGGCTTATTAACGCATATGATTATGTTCATGGGTAAGCAAAGCAGTGAGCTGCAAGGGAAGGTTCAGAGTAAAGTTGCTCATATTCTGACTATTGGCGGCGCCATTAATATGGTTGTCCATTCCTTTCTGGTTGTTGTACGTGAAGGGGTGGAGACCGTATTCTTTTTCGCTGCCATTACGGGAGGGGACATTCAAAAAGCGCTCCAAAGCTGGGGGGCCTTATTCGGGCTTGTGCTTGCCGTTGTGGTTGGACTGCTTTTTTTCAAAGGCACGAAGAAAATTCGTCTTGGTACATTTTTCCGTATAACGGCTGTTTTCCTGATGATGATTTCTGCAGGATTATTCGTTCAGGCCATTGGGATCATGCAGGATTTAGGCATTATGGGGAGTTTATATCATACAGCAGGTCATCAAATCGGTGAAATCTACAATATTACAGCCTTTATGCCGGAGCACCCCATCGATGGGGTGCAATATCTCCGCGATTATGGGAAAGAGCCGCTGATAAACGGCCAAGTTGGCATATTCTTTAAAGCTTTCCTTGGTTATACGCAGAATCCTTCGCTTGAGGAATTCGTTGGGTATTGGGGATACTACTTCTTGGTATTTATCCTCCTTGCTGTTCAGAGGAAGCGTCATGAACAGGCTCAGATCCAGGAAGATAACGCGGCAGCATCATAGATGTAAATAAGATTCAGGCGATCAACTTGAGGAGCGAGAATCATGATGAAGATTGGAATTATTGGATATGGCCATGTAGGCAAAGCGATTCATGCCTTATTCCCAAAGGCTGCTATTTATGATGCACCTTTGGAGAAAGGCAGTCGGGATGAGGTGAACGCATGCGATATGGTATTCGTCTGTGTTCCGACCCCCTCGCTTCCTAATGGGAAATGCGATACGACGATTGTGGAAGAAGTCATTATGTGGCTGACGGCCAAAGTGATTGTCATTCGTTCGACCATTCCCGTTGGCTTCACGGATGCTATGAAGGAACGCACTGGCAAGCGAATCGTGTTCCAACCGGAGTACTACGGGGAAACGGTGGATCACCACTTTTCGGACCTTCGCCATCGGACATGGCTTACCTTGGGAGGAGCTTCTGCGGATACTAGTCTTGTGATTCGTGCCTACCAACAGGTGTATAACGCTGAGGTGAGGATTCGCTTGACGGATGCCCGTACAGCGGAAATGGCGAAATACATGGAGAATTGCTTTCTCGCGCTGAAGGTATCGTTTTGCAATGAATTCTATGACATTGCTGGCGCTCACGGCATTGATTACAATGAACTGCGGGAAGTTTGGCTCGAGGATCCTAGAATTGGGAGAAGTCATACATTTGTCTATGAAGACAATCGTGGCTATGGGGGCAAATGTCTGCCCAAAGATGTTCACGCACTCATCAGCATGGCGGAGGATAGGGATGTGAACGTTGATTTAATGAGATCGGTTCAGCAGAAAAATAACCAGCTTCGTCACGCGACTGAGTAAAATAAAAACTCTGAATAGAAGGGCATCACTCAGGAAGAGGAGCCCTTTCTATAGAGTTGTAACGTAACATCTCCGTAAGATCATGAATGATCTTGCTTCTGCCAATGGGGGTCCAGCTCATGAGAAGCCAGTTCGGGATATAGTGCGTTTGTTGGCTGGCAACAGCAGGAATTAAGCTCCAGGCAGGCGTTTGTATGAGTCGTTTAAACAAATGATCCGATTCTGGATGATTAATATGTTTGATAATAAATAGATGCTCCGTCTCCAGACTTGGGAATTCTTCGACCTGCATTTCATCGCGCATTTTCGTAGGAGATACGGCATTGCCTGGCTTCATGCCAAGCTCGGCATACAGCAACTCATTCAATGGGTGGTTGACAGCTCCCTGAATACGAAGCGCATGCGGAACAATCTGCATAACGGTTACACGAGCATTTCCAATCCATTTATTCAACGAATAGCGGGCCTCTGACGTTCTTTCATCCAGCTGATGGAACGATTGGGAGGCTTCTTTTTCACGTCCAACAAGCTCCGCAATATTCATATGTGTCAGACGCCAGTCAAGATGATGAGCTAGGACAACTGTAGGAGCGATCTGTTTTAATACCTCATATAAGGATTTATGAAAATAGTCGGCGATGATCAGATCAGGTTTCACAAGTCTAAGCTGTTCCAAGGCTGACGTTAATCGCAAGTTATAATCAGCGTCGTTCATCCAAGGATATCTGAAACAATCCACCCCGGCAGCTGGATTCAGCCCTATAGAAGCTAAGTTGTTGTGAAATCCAGTGCGTGAAGCCGCAGCGATTTTGAGGCGTTCTCTTTTAATATATAACGTAGGCGAGTAGCCAACAGCTTCTTTAAATAAGCGGCTGAAATAATATTCACTGCTGTAACCGACCGTACTGGCTACTTCTTTGATGGAACAGGAGGCAGTCAGTCGGTCTTTGGCATGCTTAATCCTTACTCGATTCAAATAATCAGTAAAGGAAATACCTGTTGCGCGCTTGAAGCTGCGACAAAAGGCATTAGGAGTAAGCATCGCGATCTCTGCCAGTGTTTCTCGCGTAATCTTCTGGTGATATTGTTGATGAATATAGGAAATACAGGCGTCTATCCCGTGATTGGAAATCTGTGGAGATTCCTTCTTGGCTGAATCTGAAAGGAGGAAATCAAGCAGACCTTGCAGTTGCAAGTTGGGATCTGTTGCTCCGTTTCCATCAACAGCCCCATCGCGATGGATCAAATGATAAAGCTCAATGATTCTTTGCTGTATTTGATCGGGATCACGAGAAGTCAAAGCGCCTGTGGTCAGTCCTTTCAGTTGACCTGGAGCATTCTTGAGCGTCCATTGTTGTCCGTGCTTCATCGCTGTCACAGAATGGATAACGACTTGATAGTACTGGGTTTCTGCCTCTATAGTGTCTATGCTAATTCTTGTGCCAGGACCGAAATAAAATAGTTGATGCGGCTCATAAAGATGCGGCACATCGTTAATTACAAGGGTTCCTCTCCCCGTCGCAATGAGGCAAAGCATCGAAACAGGTACAGTTCTGTTTGTTTGCAAGAAGGGCTGCAATCGCCTTAATCTGCGGATGGAAGAGAGCATATGGAGGGTATGACTTCTATGAGAAACATGACGAATTGATGTGGCTGGCAAAATCTTCTCACCCTCTCGCTAGCATATATGAGTTTGCTGGTAGAATTGTGCATCATATCGGATATTGCAGGTCATGGACGGCCAATAACGCTTGCTTTAGACTAATAGATGATAACAAGAATCATTATCAATACAAAAAGGGAGAGAGAAATCTATGATTCGGCAAGGAACAAGAAAACATACTATGGGGTTGCTTTTCATTATTCTATCACTTATTTTGGCAGCATGTGGAACAGGAACAACCACAACATCTGCACCGCCGACGACAAGCGCAGCTGGCGCTGCAGCAACTCCAGCAGTAAGTACACCCTACACGGTTAAACATATTATGGGGGAAACGACGGTTAAAGGAAATCCGCAACGAGTTGTCATTCTGGTGAATGATGCCGTAGAGGCATCTCTGGCACTTGGCATCAAACCAGTGGGCATGGTTAAAGCATGGGGCGTACAACCTTATTATGACCACTTGAAGGACAAATTGGAAGGTGTACCGATTGTCGGAGATGAAAATCAGCCGAATTTGGAGGCGATCGCAGCACTCAAGCCTGATCTAATTATCGGCAACAAGCTGCGACAAGAGAAAATATATCAGCAATTGTCGAGTATCGCGCCTACGGTTTTCTCGGAGCGAACGAATTCAGACTCGCTGATCAACTTCAAAATTTACGCAGGAGCGTTGAACAAGAATGAAGAAGGCGAGAAGCAGCTGGCTGCTTTTGAAACCAAGGTGAAAGATCTGCAGCAAAAACTAGGTGACAAAACAAATACCAAGGTTTCGTTGGTTCGCTTCTATTTGGAGGATAAAGTAAGGGTTTATTATCAAGATACATTTGCTGGCGGTATTCTCAAAAAAATCGGTCTCAAGAGGCCAGCGGCGCAAGATAAGCCTACATTTGCCGAGATTATAGGGAAGGAGCGTATTCCAGAGTTGGATGGTGATATCCTGTTCTACTTCACGCTGGAAGATGATAAAGGGATGACCGCCAAAACAGAGAAGGCTTGGCAGGAAGAAACGCTTTGGAAAAATTTGGACGTCGTGAAAAAAGGCAAAGCGATCAAGGTGAACGATGGTATTTGGAATTCCTCAGGGGGCATTATTTCGGCAAATCTGATGGTCGATGAGCTGTCGAAGCATTTACTAAAATAAAAAAAGTTGGACAAACCCGTAATCTGGTCGCATGACTTGGCTACGGGTTTGAATTTCGTTTATATGGAAGGGATCGCAGCATGATACTTCGAAGCAATTCAGCCAGAATTACGGGGCTAGTCATTGGTTTGGGCATAGCGGCAGCGCTGTTCCTCAGCAGCAATGTGTATGGCTATACAGATACATCGTGGTCTACATTCATTGCGGCGTATTTAAGCTTTGATGGAACGAATGCTCATGTTATTATACGCGACATTCGGTTGCCGCGAGCAATTATCGCCTGCATCGTGGGAGGGGCTCTGGCAGTAGCGGGAACGTTGATGCAAGCCTTAACGAGGAATCCGATGGCTTCGCCAGGTGTTCTTGGAATCAACGCGGGAGCAGGCTTTTTCATTGTTGTCGGATTTTCTGTGCTCTCGATGACTTCGCAGCTCGAATTCATGTGGCTCTCGTTGCTTGGTGCCGCGGTCGCAGCTGTTGGGGTCTACTTCATAGCCTCTGTCGGTCATGAGGGCATAACGCCGCTTAAACTGACGTTGGCAGGAGTCACATTGTCCGCTTTATTCACCTCATTCACTGCCGCAATTCTCGTATCGAATGAAAGTGTTTTGGATAATATTTTTCTGTGGATGGCAGGGTCAGTGGAAGGGCGCAAGCTTGAAGCGATATTGCCGGTATTCCCCTTTTTCTTAGCAGGCACCATATGTGCGTTGTTTCTTGGTCCGGCGATGAATGTTATCTCTGTTGGCGAGGATGTTGCCAGGGGTTTGGGACAGAACACCCTTCGTTTGAAGATTATCGCCTTGGTAGTCATTGTACTGCTTGCAGGTTCCTCTGTGGCGATAGCCGGACCAATTGGCTTCGTCGGCTTGGTTATTCCGCATCTTGTGCGTGGTATTGTCGGCATTGATTATCGCTGGGTGATTCCTTACAGCGTGGTAGCTGGCGCTTCGTTATTGCTGGCTGCGGATATCGCAGCTCGTTTCATTGCTTATCCGAAAGAAGTTCCCGTTGGCGTTATGACGGCAATCATCGGTGCTCCGTTCTTTCTTTATTTGGCGCGAAAGGAGTATGTTGCGAAATGAACCGCTATGCCACTTTCCGCTCTGAGCGATTGCGCGTATCTTTTTTGGTTGATAAGAAAAAAATGGGGATGCTTTTTGTAAGCATGCTGATCCTCTTGATCCTTTCGATCGTAAGTATAGGTGCTGGAACACTCTATATTTCACCTCTGCGTACGTTACAGATTCTATGGGCCGGTCCTCATGGAGAGGCGATGGAATCGATTGTCATATGGAACTTCCGGCTGCCGCGGCTTCTCATGGCTTGTTTGGCAGGGATGGCTCTCGCCTTGGCTGGAACGATCATGCAAGGGATTGTCCGTAATCCGCTGGCTTCTCCAGATATTATTGGGATTACAAGCGGTGCTGCGATGGCCGCAGTGTTGTTTCTCGCTATTTTCAATCTCAAAACGAGCATTTTTCTAATGCCAGTGTTTGCCTTCGTTGGCGCTTTGCTGGTTTCGGTTTTCATCTATCTAGCAGCTTGGAAAAAGGGGATATCGCCATCGCGAATTATTTTGGTTGGTTTAGGCGTATCTGCTCTTCTTGAAGCACTGAAGACGCTTTTTCTCATCTTCAGCCCGATTGCTGTGCTCAGTCAAGCCAAGGTATGGCTTACAGGTACGGTTTATGGCGCGAACTGGGATACGGTTCTCTATTTCTCGCCTTGGCTAATCCTGTTTCTGCCGATTCTGTTTACGCTAAGCAGACGTCTGAATATCCAGGTGCTCGGCAATGAACTGCCTATCTTGTTGGGGGGGCGCTTGCAGCTTCAACGTTTTGCGCTGATCTTCACAGCAGCAGGGTTAGCGGGCTCGGCAGTTGCTTTTGTCGGCAGCGTTGGCTTTATCGGTTTAATGGCGCCGCATATCTCGCGCAGAATCGTCGGTGGCTCGCATGGCATTCTACTTGTCTGCTCGGCAGTAATGGGGGCTATTCTGCTCGTTGCCGCTGATCTCGTAGGACGCACCTTATTCCCGCCGCGAGATATTCCGGCTGGCGTGTTCACAGCGGTGATCGGGGCGCCATTCTTTTTATACATGCTAATCAAAGTAAAAAGGCAGCAAGGCTAGCCGAAACGAAGATACGGAGAATAGAAGGAGGCTTACTGATGATCAAGTCTGCACTAACCGCGCAGCAGTTAACGCTCCGGTACGGAGAAACAATCATTATGGATACGCTGAATTTACATATTCCGCATGGGCAGATTACTATTCTGATTGGGAGCAACGGTTGCGGCAAGTCTACTTTATTGCGTTCATTCGCTAGATTGCTGCAGCCTGCCCAAGGTTCGATTCTTTTAAATGGCCGCGAAATTGCCCAGCTTTCGACCAAGGAAGTAGCCAGGCAGATGGCTTTGCTGCCACAAGGACCTGTTCTGCCAGAGGGTCTAACGGTCTTGCAGTTGGTGCGATTGGGGAGGTACCCTTATCAAAGCTTGTTTCATCAATGGTCTGAGGAAGATGAGCTCCAGGTGCAGAAAGCACTGTTACTAACTCACATGAGCCATCTGATGGATCGCGATGTGAATTCGCTCTCAGGGGGCCAGCGGCAGCGAGCTTGGATTGCCATGACGTTAGCGCAAGATACAGAGATTCTGCTGCTGGATGAGCCGACGACCTATTTGGATGTAGCCCATCAAGTAGAAATCATGGATTTGTTATTTGAGCTGAACCAACAGGAGCAGCGTACCATTGTCATGGTGCTGCATGATTTGAATTTGGCTTGCAGGTATGCGCATCATATGGTCGCTGTACACAACAAAGGGGTGCATTCCCAAGGAATGCCGGAAGATATCGTGACCAAAGAAATGATTCGCGAGGTGTATGGGATGGAGTGCGAAATCGGCGCAGATCTATTATTTGGTACGCCGATTTGTATTCCGCATGGGAAGGGGCGCAAGATTTCACCCAAGGGGAAGCGGCAGGAGCTTAATATTATTTGACAATAATTATGACGATGATTATCATTATCAATGGATGACGAACACTAGCTTACCAGTTGAGTGACATAGATACTTGTTCTTTTCTTGTGAACAGCGGGGAATTGAAGTAAGAGTATGACCTACTATTAGGGGGTATAAGTGCTATGATTGTCAAAAAATTAAAACTAACTATTGATTCTCATGTCCATAACTCCTCTGTCAATGAGAAACTGGACTCCTTGCACATTATGATACTAAAAGAGGTCTCAGCCTTGGACTTATCTGAAAAGGTCGTTATTACTTGGGAGAGCACGGTAAGCGCACATGTAGATGGACGGGAGCAACGAAATACGAGGGCAGCAGGGGTGGGGGTAGCCGAACGACCCAGCGATCACCCGCGACATAAGCTTAGTGAACGACAAACACAGGTTGCTGAACTGCTATGTAATCATTACTCGGTGAAAAAGATTGCCAACATCCTGTACGTGTCCGAAAATACCGTCAAAAAGCATGCTCAAAATATCAAAAAAGTATTGGAAATTGATCAATCCCGTACTGATTTTATTTATACGCTTAAACAGATGATTGACCAGGATTAGCGAGATCACATCGGATATAACTCCAAGCCTCCGCGCGTTTCTATGCAGCAGTAGAAACGCGCGGAGGCCTTTTTGTGTTTGAGAGTGACTGCTTTGCCGGAGGGAGGGAACTAGGGGGCGCTATATTGCTAGAAAACCGCCATATTCCACTCTGAAGGGAACTACGATCCGCTATCTTGCTGAAAACCGCCATATTCCGCTCCAAAAGGAACTACGATCCGCTATCTTGCTGAAAACCGCCATATTCCACTCTGAAGGGAACTACGATCCGCTATCTCCCCGTTTCCCCGCCGAAATCGGCATCTTCCGCTAAAATAGCGTATCTCAGTTCCCTTTCATGCTGCTTCTACCTCGGTTTCCGCCAATTAGCGGAACGTAGTTCCTTTTCAAGCTGCGTTCTGTGTTATCGTATTCGCCCAAAGGGAACTAGGGTGCGCGAAGCTAACCCCATATTGGCGTCCACCGCAGACTTCTTGACTATGGTGGTTTTCGGCTCAAAGGGCATCTAATGAACTGTGCGATGCTTATAGCCGAGAAAATGGCTACTTTGGTGATTTAATGAACGGAGCTGGCGCTATCGAGCAGACATTAGGTGGAAAGGTGATCGTTTGCTTGAAATAGCACATCTGGAATTCATTAGATTTTCAGAATGTACGATTTTGGCCGAATAAAGGTTATTGAATTCGTAAGGAAGGTTAAAATTTGCCTCATAGTACATTGACTTGGTGACCTAGTCGCAGGCCAGGTTTTTCGTCACTACCGTAATCTATTTGGATAACCAAAATCATCCAATCAGACCATATATAAGGCTAATTAAACATGATATCATTTGACTAAGTGATAATCATTATCAATGACTGAGTCGATGGATAACCGATTTTCATTTGAAAATACAAAGAGAACGGGAGGAAGCTTCTTGAACAAATGAATGGCAGGATGTCAATTAACATGACAGGCGATTGGAAAGTAAGTTTCCGGCTACTCTGGGGCAGCCATTTTTTGTCCGTTTTAAGTTCAATGGTTATTGCTCCACTGCTTCCCTTCTATATAGAGCAGTTAGGTGCAGACGATCAAGCATCCATATTAATGTGGAGCGGTCTAAGTCTAGCGGCTCCTGCCGTATCGGCTGCGCTGACAGCGCCGTTATGGGGGCTATTGGGCGACAAAACCAGCCGCAAGTGGATGGTGGTGCGAGCCCTCTTCGGCACGGCTCTCGTGCTTACGGCAACAGGGCTCGTCACAAGTCCGTTTCAACTGTTCATCCTGCGGCTGCTGCAAGGGGCTTTGGGCGGTGTGGTTGATGCCGTCGGTACATTGGCAGCTTCCCAAGTAAAGCCTGAGGAACAGGGGCTTGTTCGCGGCAAGCTGGAAGGAGCGCTGGCTGCTGGTTCGATGCTTGGCCCTCTGCTCGGAGGGACGATGTTCAAATGGTTTGGTTTCCATCGTTTATTGCTGCTGTTGGGCGGATTAGTTGCCCTATGGACAATCCTCTGCCTGATAGGTTTGAAGGAGACGCGAACTAATCGAGTAACGACTGTGAAGTCAACAGGCCTCATGGGACAGTTTAGTCAACTGATGCGAGAAAAGATGGTCGTTAGATTCTTGCTTGCAGGGATATGCGCCAATTTCTGCTTGCATGGACTTCTCCCTGTGCTGCCCGTGCACGTGAAGCAGCATCTTACCAATCCTTCCCAAACCGCGGTTTGGATTGGCATTCTACAAGCGATTAACTGGGCGTCTGCTTGGATAGCCTCCTCTTGGTGGGGAAGGAGAAATGACCGGAGTCCGGTTCATCGGACATATTTCCTAGCCTCGCTGCTTTGCTTTACAGCCATTGTCATACAAGCATTTGCTCCGAGTATTGCCTGGTTCATTCCGTTAAGAATTCTGCAAGGTTTTGCTTCAAGCGCTTTAATTCAGTCGGTTTTTCTTATCGTTACGCGAAGCTCTCAGAGCGAACAGTTGGGAACCAGACATGGATTTACAAGAAGCACGCTGTTTATTGGTCAAATTGCGGGTCCGCTGGCAAGCGGCTTTTTTGGGGGATTCATTAGTACGTCTTTCATTTTTACGCTGCATGGCTGCATGATGCTGGCAGGAGGTTTCCTGGTTCTGCGATTGACTACACCCAAAGAGATCAGGTTGCAATCAGACAATTAGGTAAAGGAGCTATAGTTATGATTTCGCCAAAACGTCAAATGCATTTGAATTTATTTCTGTTAAGTACGGGCCATCATGAAACATCATGGCGGCATCCCGCTACAACGCCGGAGTCGATTACAGATATACAATACTATACGAAGTTGGCACAAATGGCAGAGAAAGCGAAGCTAGATTCGCT
Above is a genomic segment from Paenibacillus sp. HWE-109 containing:
- a CDS encoding MFS transporter; protein product: MTGDWKVSFRLLWGSHFLSVLSSMVIAPLLPFYIEQLGADDQASILMWSGLSLAAPAVSAALTAPLWGLLGDKTSRKWMVVRALFGTALVLTATGLVTSPFQLFILRLLQGALGGVVDAVGTLAASQVKPEEQGLVRGKLEGALAAGSMLGPLLGGTMFKWFGFHRLLLLLGGLVALWTILCLIGLKETRTNRVTTVKSTGLMGQFSQLMREKMVVRFLLAGICANFCLHGLLPVLPVHVKQHLTNPSQTAVWIGILQAINWASAWIASSWWGRRNDRSPVHRTYFLASLLCFTAIVIQAFAPSIAWFIPLRILQGFASSALIQSVFLIVTRSSQSEQLGTRHGFTRSTLFIGQIAGPLASGFFGGFISTSFIFTLHGCMMLAGGFLVLRLTTPKEIRLQSDN